The Sphingobacteriales bacterium nucleotide sequence TTACTATAAGATAAAGATAAATAAAATTAACATTTAGTTGCTCTATATGCAAAAAATATTTGTTAAATAAGTGTTAATATACAAGTCTTAATGCTATAATTTTATCAAATATTAAAATGCGATAATCTGATTAATTTAATTTACAATTAGCTGAATTTCGACAATGTGGTCAGAAATGGAGCGGAAAATTGTCTTTTAAGTCAATAACCACGGTTGTTATGAGCAATATCATTGAAACTGTTTTCAATGATATTATCTTAGATAATGAAAAATCTAAAAAAAATGCCAAGTTTGTGGCTCTAATCACTTCCATAAAAAGGGAATAAGAAATGGAAAACAGCGCTATCAATGTTCCAATTGTTGTGTCTATTTTACAATTAAAAATAATGGTGTAACACTCAATAATCAGTTTATATGGTTTAAGAAATGGATAATAGAAAGACAGGTTTATAAGTATCTGATTAGAGATAGTGGTATGTCTCAAAGTAGTATTCAGCGACTGTTTAATAAGTATCTAAAATCAGCACCGACAGTAGCTATCCGTAGTAAATCTAAAGTACATTTACTTATAGATGGTAGTTATTTTAGCAATGGGTTATGTTTGATATTGTATTACGATCATGACATGAGATATGTTCAATTATATAGAGAAACCAATCAAGAAAAATATAAAGAAATTAAGGAGGATTTAGAAAATTTGAAGAAGTTAGGTGTCGATGTTTATAGTATTACATGTGATGGTCATAAAGCAATATTAAAAGCAATTAGAAAGGTTTTCCTAATGCTGTTATACAACGTTGCTTAGTACATATAAAACGTCAAACACGTAATTATTTAAGCGCTCAACCCAAAACAATACAAGCACAAGAGTTACTTCAATTATCTAACAAAATCACATCTATTAAATCAATAGAACAGAGTGCTTATTGGTTAGTCGAGTTTAAAATATGGTATGATAAAAACATGCTTTTTATTAACGAACAATCATATAAAGAAGACACAAAAAGATATTGGTATACACATGCAAAGTTACATGCTGCTTGTAGTCTAATTATCAATGCTATACCAGATATGTTCTCTTATTTAGATGATGCAGAAATACCTTATACAACCAATAGATTAGAAAATTATTTTACACATCTAAAAGAAAAACTAACGTTGCACAGAGGTTTAAGATTTGAAGCAAAGAAGAATTTTATAAAATGGTATTTACATCTTAAAAATAATCCGTAATGAGTTTTCTTAGCCATAATGTTTGCCGATATAAGAAAAATGACAGCCATTGCTGACTGTCATCTATCGTATAAACATCTATCTTATTGCTGGTAGGTTGCTCTCCAGCAGAGCCTACTTCCTCTTCAAATAGATATATAAAATTAAAACTAATTTATATCTAAAAAAAGCTCCATTTTTGACCACATTACCTGAATTTCAGTCTAATATAAAAATCTTATCATATACTAATAAATATCTATATGTATATATTAAAAATTAGATTATTAATACAAAGCAATTTGGTGAGAATTTATTTTTTATGTTAAAAAATGAACATATCGTGTCATGTTATTTTGAATGTATAAGTAACTTATTTATCTACAAAGTTTTATTTGCATATTGCGAGCAACCTTAAAATATAATGTATGCTCTACTTAAACAATTTATTATTTGAATTATTGATTAAAAAAAAGAACTCATCAATAAAAGCATCTTTGTTTATTGATTTATTTAAGACATCATTTGTAAAGTATGGTGTAAAGCTTTGAAAATATTTATCATCTGTTAGGAAATGTAATGCATTTTTTGTGTAGAATGCATTAAAAATAATACGTGCTAAATATATTTTATAATTGTATGCAAAACTTCCTCCTTTACTTTTGTATGTGTCTGGAAATTTTGCAAATTCAAACTCTTTGGATAATAAGAAAGAATCTGCTAGTATTATACATTGGTTATATGAACTATCGTTTTTAGAAAAGATTGAGTCTTGTTGTATGTGTAGTAATTTTATAATAGCTTCTCTATCTACTTTTGCTAAACTTTCCCATTCTTTAGCATATATTTTGGATATTTGCTTAGTAATTTCATTTTCATCTGTATTATTACTACTAATTGATACTATTTGATGCATTAATGAATCTGACAATACAATATCTTTCATTGATACATTGGCAAATATATTGTTAGCCAAGAACATTAATATTAATAAATAAAATCTATGCATAATTTGATTTTTTATAAAGATAGTTATGATTCAATATTGGTTGTTGTGTATATTACTAAAATATGTTAATTGTTAGTTAAAATAAATTTATGTACATTCAATACATAGATTAAAAAAAATGGTTTGCACAAGCAAACCAATTCTGTAAGTATTATTCTACTATGTTAAAAAACAAACATTCTTTATAAGAAATATTTGATTGAACATGCTAATCTATTGGCACAAGCTGACCATCTTTCATTATAAATATATAATGTTGCTTGGTGAAGAAATCATCTAATTCGTCTTCTATATCTTCTTCATCTTCTGTGCTGATGTTTGTACCATTGATTTTGATTGAATCTTGTGCTGCATTGACACTGATTGTCTTACCATTGATATTGATGACAACATTTGCTGAATCATTCTTGTTGGTATTAATATTTAAAGATAGATTTTTGATATCTTCTTTGTTCCAATTAATATTTAAATTATCTACATCGATATATTCTTCTGTGTGTTTATTCCATGCAATGATTTTTCCTTCTGGCACAAATACTTTTAGAATTAATCTTTGATTTCTGAATTTAAAGTCTTTTGTATTGTATTTAAAAAATGGATCAATGACTAGTTTGTTGTTTATTTGTGTTGTTTGGTGTTGTATTGATGTTGCATTTTTTAATGCTTCTTGCTCTGTTTTTCCATAGGCAGAAAACTCTTTTATTGTATAAAACTGATTATTGTTGCTTGGTAAAATTCTAATTTCTACATCATTTGTTATGTTATAATCTTTATTTATAAAATCCATTAAATCGCTAAAACTATTGATTTCAATATTTAAGTTTTCTTCTTCTAAATAACTTATATCAATTTTAAATGTATCGCCAATTTGTGCTTCTTGCAGTGGAACTGTTTGTGAAAGTTTTCTATGTTCTGCAAAGTATGTTGATGATTCTTTGGCTGAAATAAATAGAAAAATCATTCCAATAAAAAATAATGCAATTAATGGCAATACTACTTTCTTGGTCAATGGTTTATTGTTTTTAGAAAGCAAATGAATTGATGTGAGAATAATTCCAATTAATGATGAGATACCAACTAAAATACCACCAACTGATAAGAATGTACTGTAAATACTTGAGTCGAAGAAAAACTTATTGGCAATAGGCACACCAGCAAAAAGTGTTACAACAAACGAAACTAACGCAGCAAATATTGCAATAATGATAGATACAAAAATTAAGAATATAATTATCTTAAACAAAAATACAAAGAACCAAATAAATGCGTTTGCGACTTTTCCAAATATTGAAATTAATATGTTCAATGGATTGCTTGAATCAACTAAACCATCACTATTTTTTTTTTCTAAGTTGGAAAGATTGATTGGTTTTCCTTGCATTGCCAATTTCTGTGCCTTTGTTTTTGCTTCAGGCATAATTATCCAAAGAATTATATAAATAATAAGTGCTGTACCAAATGTAATGAATGGAGAAATAATAAATAATATACGTATCCAAATTGGGTCGTTGATACCAAAATATTTACTCAGTCCACTACAAACACCACCAATAATATTATCATCTACATCACGATATAGTTTTTTAGTTTCTGTTGTCTCATTATTGTCTGTTTTAGATTGATGTTGAGTTGTTTTTTGTTCTTCATTTTCTTCAAAATCTTGTGGTCTTCCCATCATGTTTATCACATTATTGGCATCAGCAACAGAAACAATTTTATCTTTTCCATTTTTGTAAAATATTTCTGCAAAACGTGCTTCAATATCTTGAATAATTTCATCTTTACCATCTTCATTTTGATAGTAGTTTCTAATTGAATTAAAATATTCAATTAGCAATTCATAAGCATCATCATTAATCGTAAATGATTGTCCAGCTAAGTTTATATTATAAGTTTTGTTCATGATATTG carries:
- a CDS encoding PspC domain-containing protein — translated: MNKTYNINLAGQSFTINDDAYELLIEYFNSIRNYYQNEDGKDEIIQDIEARFAEIFYKNGKDKIVSVADANNVINMMGRPQDFEENEEQKTTQHQSKTDNNETTETKKLYRDVDDNIIGGVCSGLSKYFGINDPIWIRILFIISPFITFGTALIIYIILWIIMPEAKTKAQKLAMQGKPINLSNLEKKNSDGLVDSSNPLNILISIFGKVANAFIWFFVFLFKIIIFLIFVSIIIAIFAALVSFVVTLFAGVPIANKFFFDSSIYSTFLSVGGILVGISSLIGIILTSIHLLSKNNKPLTKKVVLPLIALFFIGMIFLFISAKESSTYFAEHRKLSQTVPLQEAQIGDTFKIDISYLEEENLNIEINSFSDLMDFINKDYNITNDVEIRILPSNNNQFYTIKEFSAYGKTEQEALKNATSIQHQTTQINNKLVIDPFFKYNTKDFKFRNQRLILKVFVPEGKIIAWNKHTEEYIDVDNLNINWNKEDIKNLSLNINTNKNDSANVVININGKTISVNAAQDSIKINGTNISTEDEEDIEDELDDFFTKQHYIFIMKDGQLVPID